In Phocoena phocoena chromosome 12, mPhoPho1.1, whole genome shotgun sequence, the following proteins share a genomic window:
- the NCOA7 gene encoding nuclear receptor coactivator 7 isoform X2 produces the protein MRRLPLDIQIFYCARPDQEPFVKIITVEEAKRRKSTCSYYEDEDEAALPILQPHSALLENMHIEQLARRLPARVQGYPWSLVYSTLEHGTSLKTLYRKSASLDSPVLLVIKDMDNQIFGAYATHPFKFSDHYYGTGETFLYTFSPNFKVFKWSGENSYFINGDISSLELGGGGGRFGLWLDADLYHGRSNSCSTFNNDILSKKEDFIVQDLEVWTFE, from the exons ATGAGAAGATTGCCCCTGgacattcagattttctattgtGCCAGACCGGACCAAGAGCCTTTTGTGAAG ATCATCACCGTTGAGGAGGCAAAACGCAGGAAGAGCACATGTAGCTACTATGAAGATGAGGATGAGGCCGCCCTGCCGATCCTGCAGCCCCACAGTGCGCTTCTGGAGAACATGCACATCGAGCAG CTGGCCCGACGCCTTCCAGCAAGGGTGCAGGGGTATCCATGGAGTCTCGTATACAGCACATTAGAGCATGGGACCAGCTTGAAAACTCTCTACCGGAAGTCAGCATCACTAGACAGTCCTGTCCTATTGGTCATCAAAGATATGGATAATCAG ATTTTTGGAGCATATGCAACTCATCCTTTCAAGTTCAGTGATCACTATTATGGCACAGGCGAAACTTTTCTCTACACGTTTAGCCCTAACTTCAAG GTCTTTAAGTGGAGTGGAGAAAACTCATACTTTATCAATGGAGACATAAGTTCTTTGGAACTTGGTGGTGGAGG GGGACGATTTGGTTTATGGCTAGATGCTGATTTATACCATGGACGAAGCAACTCCTGCAGCACTTTTAATAATGATATTCTTTCCAAAAAGGAAGACTTCATAGTTCAGGATCTCGAGGTATGGACATTCGAGTGA